In Actinomadura luteofluorescens, the sequence AGGACCCGGAGGACGCCGGTCAGTCGTAGAAGCCGAGCCTGCGGAGCTGCTTGGGGTCGCGCTGCCAGTCCTTGAGGACGCTGACGCGAAGGTCGAGGAACACCTTCGTGCCGAGCAGCGCCTCGATCTGCCGCCGCGCCGCCGCGCCGACCTCCCGCAGCCGCGCGCCCTTGTGCCCGATGATGATCCCCTTCTGGCTGGACCGCTCGACGAACAGGTGCGCGTAGACGTCGACGAGATCGTCACGGCCCTCGCGGGGCGCCATCTCGTCCACGACGACGGCGATCGAGTGGGGCAGCTCGTCCCGCACCCCCTCCAGCGCCGCCTCGCGGATCAGCTCGCCGACGAGGACCTGCTCGGGCTCGTCGGTGAGATCGCCCTCGGGGTACAGCGGCATCCCCTCCGGCAGATGGGAGATCAGCAGGTCGCCGACGAGGCCGACCTGGAAGCCGCTCTCGGCGGAGCACGGCACGATGTCGGCGAACTCCCCGAGCCGCCCGACCGCGAGGAGCTGCTCGGCGACCTGCGCGGGCGCGGCGAGGTCGGTCTTGGTGACGATCGCGACCACGGGCGTCTTCTTCACGCCCGCCAGCTCCCTGGCGATGTACTTGTCGCCCGGCCCGACCGGCTGGTCGGCGGGCACGCAGAACCCGATCACGTCCACCTCGGTCAGCGTCGACCGCACGAGGCTGTCGAGCCGCTCCCCGAGCAGCGTCCGGGGCTTGTGCAGGCCGGGGGTGTCGACCACGACGAGCTGCGCGTCAGGACGGTGCACGATCCCCCGGATGGCCCGCCGCGTCGTCTGCGGACGGCTACTGGTGATCGCCACCTTCGTCCCTACCAGCGCGTTCATCAACGTCGACTTGCCCACATTGGGCCGCCCAATGAAACAGGCGAAACCGGTGTTCATTGCGTCTCCTTCCTCCTTCGGGCCTGGCGGCCCTCCATCGTCAGGAAACGCGGGCGATCGCTGGCATCGCTTCGTCTCGCCTGGCGGCTCGCTTCGCGATCAGGTCGTCGCGTGGTTGCGGCCGGGGCTGGGGTCAGTGCGTCCATGGGGACGGGTGCGCTTATGACGTCTCTCCTTGTCGGGGCCGTGACGGCCCTCCATCGTCCACGAACGACGGCCCTGTATGCGATCAGGTTCGGGCCCGTCTTCGCCCCTCACCAGGCCCTCGGACGCGCGGGTGTCGCGGCGTGCGACGGTCGGTGCGGTGGTCAGTTTAGTCGGGTCGCGGTGGGGCGGGGTCAGGCCGCTGTGCCCAGGGCGGCCAGGGAGGCGGTGGCCTTCTCCGCCCAGAAGGGGGCTTCGAGACGGCCCGCGACCTCGGCGGCCCTGCGGTAGTGGGAGGCGGCGACCTCGGCGGGGCGTTCCAGGTAGCGGGCGAGGTCGCCGAGGACCTGCGCGACCGGGCCGACCGTCGCGACGGCGGTGGCGCCGCCGGAGAAGTGGCCTTCGTAGGGCAGCAGCGCCGCGTAGGCCTCCTCGGCCAGCGGGCGGTCGTCCAGGGCGACGGCGCGCAGGCCGCGGACCGCCATGGTCAGGTCGAAGAAGTAGTCGAGCCGCACGGGCCCGGCGCCGGCCACCACCCGGCGGGCCTCGGCGGTGCGGCCCGCGGCCGCCAGGGTGAGCGCGTAGATGTCGGCGGTCGCGGCGACGTGCCTCCACTGCTCGTGCAGCCAGGCAGCCTCCTCCATCGCCTCCTCGGCCCGTCCCTGGACTAGCCGCAGGCAGAACGGGCCGAGCAGCGCCA encodes:
- the era gene encoding GTPase Era: MNTGFACFIGRPNVGKSTLMNALVGTKVAITSSRPQTTRRAIRGIVHRPDAQLVVVDTPGLHKPRTLLGERLDSLVRSTLTEVDVIGFCVPADQPVGPGDKYIARELAGVKKTPVVAIVTKTDLAAPAQVAEQLLAVGRLGEFADIVPCSAESGFQVGLVGDLLISHLPEGMPLYPEGDLTDEPEQVLVGELIREAALEGVRDELPHSIAVVVDEMAPREGRDDLVDVYAHLFVERSSQKGIIIGHKGARLREVGAAARRQIEALLGTKVFLDLRVSVLKDWQRDPKQLRRLGFYD